The Streptomyces cyanogenus DNA segment GCACCGTTGTCGACCGCCTTGTCCGGGCGGGAACGGGTGCAGTCCCGAGCCTCGTCGTCGTCCTGGGCCGGCGCCGCCCGTTCGACCACATCGGCCGGGGCCGGTGCTTCCCGGGTCAGTTCCTCTTCCTGCTCCAGCGCCTGCTGTACGGCCGCCACGTCCACCTGTGCCAGGACGCGGACGTAGGTGTCGGCGGTGTAATGGAGGTCGAAGGGAACGGGCGTCCCGCCCTGGGCCCGGGACTCGGACTCCGCCTGCTGCTTCTTCTCGGCCTCCCGTTCGGCGAAGACCGCGCCGGCGTCCGCGGCACTGCAGGTGATGTCGCCGGTGCTGTCAAGCGGCAGTTCCTCGGTGGCGGTGCAGGTGCCGGCCGGCCGGCCCTCGATCGTCACTGTCGCCGTCAGCTCGACGGTCACCCGTCCGCTGGTGATCCGCTTCCTGGCTTCGCGGCTGGGGAACACACCGGTGATGTGGCTGCCCACCTCGCATCCGGTGGCGGAGCAGCTCACCTGCGGTTGCTCCTCCAGACGTGCCGTGACGCCGGCATCCAGGGCACCCGACAACTGCGCGGTGCGGGCCCGGATCTCACTCCTCAGGGCTCTGCTCTCCGGTCCGGACAACGCGGATGTCGTGAAGGCCCCGGGAGGCGGTGCGCTCGCCCGGGCGGCGAGGCGGCTCGCGGCGGCCGGCTCGTGCGCGACGGCCTGTTGCATGGCGGCTCGCGTGAGGCTCTGCCCGGTCCTCGGGGAGGTCCGCGGTACGAATTCCAGGAAGCGGTGGGGGCGCGCCTTCGAGACGTACACATCGCCCTGGGCGGTGGCGGCCCTCAGCGCGGGCACGCCGTCGACACTCACGGGCGTGGCCTCGGGGTCCGGCAGGGTCGTGCTCGCGCTGTCGACCGCTTTGAGCAGTGCGTTCGCCAGCGTCGTGGGGCTCATTCCGGCGCGGGGTGTCGCACCGCTCGCGGCATCGGCCTTCGCGGCCCCGGCCACCCACCTGCCCGCGAGATCCGTCCGGCCGTCCGCACCACCGAGAGCGGCGGGCAGGGGGTCGGGCATCTTGACGTAGGTGGTCCCGCCCACGGTCAGCGTCTGGACACGGGTCCCGGCGTACGGTGCCTCGCCGAGCGCCTCACCGGTGGTGGTGACCCGTGCCTCCGTCCAGCCGGCCCCGTCGGTCGCCGTGCGGTACCGCACGCCCTGCTGGAGGGCCAGGTCCACCAGGGCGGTGGCGAACGGCGCCCGGCGATCGGTGGGCGACGTCCCGGAGCCGCGCCAGGTCAGCAGTGCCGCAACGAGGGCGGCGACCGCGGCGAACGCCACGAGCACGACCCAGCGGCCGGTGCCGTGCGTGAGCACGGTGGCCACGGAGGTGCCGGTCCCGTACCCCGGCCGGTGCGATGGTCCGGGTGGCGGTCCCGGGGCCGGTCCGGGCCCCGGCGACAGCGGTGGTGCGGACTGCGGCGCCGCCGGACCGGACCACGTCGATCCCCTCGTCCCGGCCGGAGGCGGCGGTCCACCCGTGCCCGGTGGAGACTTCGCACCCGTGGCGGCCCCGGTCGGCCCGCCTCGACCGGCAGCTCCGCCTGCTCCGGACCGGGTGGGTGGCAGCGGCACGGGCCGCCCCTGGGGCGGTGGCACGGCGCGGGGTGTCTGCTGCCAGGTGGGCAGCTTCGGCCCGTCGGATTCGTTGCTCCAGGAGTGATTCCCCACCGAAACTCCACCCCGTATCGCTAGCCTATGCACCCATCGCCGGAACATACTTCAACTCGCGTGGTACTTATAGGAGTTCACCCAACCCGACACACTTCCGGCACCGCACGGCACACCACACAACGGGGAGACCGAACCCAATGGCGGAGACCAGGGGCGTACTGCTGCCGGCCTATGTGCTGGCCGACGAGTCGCAGTCGATGGGACCGTACCGGCAGGACTTGTCGAATGGCCTGGTGTCGTTGTGCGAAGGCCTTCGGGCGGAGCCGATGATCGCGGCCAAGCTCCGGCTGGCCGTGCTCGGGTTCTCCGATGACGTGCAGGTGCGCCTCGCGGTGGCCGACATGCGTACCGAGACCAGCCTGCCCCGGGTCAGCATCCGGGGCCTGACCAACTACGAAGCGGTGTTCGACGATCTGCTGGACCGGATTCCGTCCGACGTCCAGTGGCTGCGCGGTGAAGGGTACAAGGTGCACCGTCCGGTGGTGTTCTTCCTGAGCGACGGGCAGCCCACCGACGGTGGGGCCTGGCGTCAGCCCCATGCCAGGCTGACGGACCGGGCCACCACGCCGGCCGCACCGAACATCGTGGCCTGCGGCATCGGCGATGCCCAGGCGCACACGATGGTCGAGGTCGCGACGCGCGAGGAGTTCGCCTTCGTCGCCAAGCCGGGGACCGACATCGGCCGTGCCATCGCCGAGTTCTTCCATGCGCTCACCGCGAGCCTGGTCGCCTCGGGACAGGCACTGAACTCGGGCAGTCCGCAGCTGGTGGTGAACCGGCCGGACCAGTTCACCATGGCGATCGACGAGGTGGGCTAGTGAGGTTCGCGAGCGGCGGCGAGCCCGCGGCATCGGGGGTCGCTCCCGTGGCCGCGCCGGGGCCCGCGCCCTGGCAACGGGTCGCGGTGGGGGTGCCCGGCCCCGAGTTCGAGGCACGGCCGCCCGGCCAGTACGACTTCGACTTTCCCGACACCGAATGTGACGGTTGGTCAACCGACCTGTTGTCACTGCGCTTTGCCTCGGTGCGTGGCGCCAAACACCGGTACTACCGCCAGCCGCGACAGGATGCCGCGCGTGCCGCGGTGCACGGGCCCACGGGCCATGTCGTCTTCGCAGTGGCCGACGGCGTCTCCAGTGCCGCGAACTCCGAGCTCGGCGCCGTCGAGGCATGCCGGGCCTCCATCGAAATGCTGCTCCACCAGCTCTCGCAGGACGACAGCGGCTTGTCCTTTCAGGATGTGGCCCGCCATGCCGCCGAGCGACTGCGGCAGCTCGCCCAGTGGCGTCTGAACGGCAAGGAGCCCGAGCCGAGCGAGGTGGCGGGCCTGTACGCGACGACGCTCGTAGCCGGCGTGGTGCGCGCCCATCCTGCGGGGCCCGTGACCGAGGTCTTCCGTATCGGGGACTCGGGAGCCTGGGTCCTGGACCCACCCAGCTCGCGGTATCAGCCGCTGTTCGGCTCGAAGACCGCCTCCGATGCGCTGGTGGTGTCGAACGAGGTGACGCCGCTGCCCCATGTCCCCGATGCGCTGGAACACACCAGCGCAACTCTGGACTCCGGTCAGGTGCTGCTGATCGGCACGGACGGTTTCGGGGATCCGCTCGGCGACGGTGACGGCCAGGTCGGTGCTCTGTTCGCCCGCCATCTCGCCTCCCCGCCGCCCACGCTGTGGCTGGCACACCTGCTGGACTTCTCCCGGGAGACCTTCGACGACGACCGCACCCTGCTGGCCGTCTGGCCACGCGCCGCGACGGAGCCACGATGACCCCCAAGCCGTTACCGGTGGTCGAACGCGGCACGCTCGCCCTGGGGCGCCAGTTGGGCCAAGGCGGCCAGGGCACGGTCCATCAGGTGACCAACAAGAAGATCAACGAGGCCGAGAACGGCGGCTGGGACGTGGCCTACAAGGAATACGCCACCGCCGTGCTGCCCGACCTCGACGCGGCCGCACTCGCATCGCAGGTGGGCCTGCTCGGCGAGTTGAGCGCCGATGAGGGCCGGTGGCTGTGCGACAGGACCGCCTGGCCCGCGGCGGTGGTCGAACGACAGGGCCAGGCCTGCGGTTTCCTCATGCGTGCCGTGCCCGACCCCTTCCGCTTCGCCTTCCGGAGCCTGGCCGGCACGTCCACCGGAACCAAGCGCCTGGCCAACCTGGAATACCTGCTCAACGACGATGCGTACGTCGCAGGGATCGGCCTGACCATCAGCGAACGCGACCGGCTGGAGATCCTGGCCGACCTGGCGGCCACCCTCACGCACCTGCACCGCCTCGGCATCACGGTCGGCGACCTCTCACCCAAGAACCTGCTCTTCACCACAGCCCCCCAGCCTCAGTGCTTCCTCATCGACTGTGACGCCATGCGCGTGCGGGGCGCCACCGTGCTGCCCCAGGCCGAGACACCCGACTGGCAGGTCCTCGCAGGCGAGGAGAAGGCCACCCGCGCCAGTGACGTGTACAAGCTCGCGCTGCTCGCCATCCGGCTCTTCGCCCGCGATCAGACCACCACCGACCCCGCCGCCCTGACCGCGCTCAGCCCGGCACTCGGCGACCTCGCCCGCGCCGGCCTCAACCCCGACGCGGCCCGCAGACCGACCCCGGCCGCATGGACCGAGCAACTCCGCGCGGCCGCCCCCACCGCGTCGACCGTCCCGGCCAAGGCGCCTGGTGTCCGAGGCAGGGCCCACCACGGGCCCCGGACATCCTCACCCGGCAGCCCCGGCGGAGGGAGCCCGACGGGGTCCGTGCGGGGTCCGGCGGGAAACCCCACCGGTGTCAACGGATCCGTGCTCACGGGACTCGCTGCCGTTGTCGCCGTGATCGTGATCATCGTCGCGTTCGTGGCCACGCACTCGGACGGCGGTTCCAGCTCCGCGTCGAACAGTTCACCCCAGCCCACCGTCTCCTGGGACGACACCAGCGAGACGTCGGAGGACCCGAGCGTCGGCTCCTACGGCGACGCGAGCAGCAGCGACAGTGGCGGCGCGGCGGCGGCCGACCCCAGCACCACTCCCCCCAGCGCGGAGGACCTGGCATTCAGCGAGGTTTCCCGCGGCGACTGCCTCAGTGACTACTACCAGGACGGGTCCTGGTCCTCCTCGACGCCGACGACGACCAGTTGCTCCGACACCGACGCCTACTTCCGTGTCACGTCGATCGAGGACGGCACCTGCACCTCCGACGACATGACCTGGTACCACAGCAACAGCGACTACTCCGACACCA contains these protein-coding regions:
- a CDS encoding DNA/RNA non-specific endonuclease, which encodes MATVLTHGTGRWVVLVAFAAVAALVAALLTWRGSGTSPTDRRAPFATALVDLALQQGVRYRTATDGAGWTEARVTTTGEALGEAPYAGTRVQTLTVGGTTYVKMPDPLPAALGGADGRTDLAGRWVAGAAKADAASGATPRAGMSPTTLANALLKAVDSASTTLPDPEATPVSVDGVPALRAATAQGDVYVSKARPHRFLEFVPRTSPRTGQSLTRAAMQQAVAHEPAAASRLAARASAPPPGAFTTSALSGPESRALRSEIRARTAQLSGALDAGVTARLEEQPQVSCSATGCEVGSHITGVFPSREARKRITSGRVTVELTATVTIEGRPAGTCTATEELPLDSTGDITCSAADAGAVFAEREAEKKQQAESESRAQGGTPVPFDLHYTADTYVRVLAQVDVAAVQQALEQEEELTREAPAPADVVERAAPAQDDDEARDCTRSRPDKAVDNGAGWILNTLGTNHRSETGQACLKNPPNNSSREAKTDPVGYREAQAKVRSLGREPEADLARCHIVAARFGGSNKLAANLSPCGQLVTNNGPLGMSAFENQVAEELARQPSGSVRYLVEPFFASARSSIPKGFVMIAIAYTPDGFPNEVVSRSVLNVVESAGGTLTNLGD
- a CDS encoding vWA domain-containing protein → MLADESQSMGPYRQDLSNGLVSLCEGLRAEPMIAAKLRLAVLGFSDDVQVRLAVADMRTETSLPRVSIRGLTNYEAVFDDLLDRIPSDVQWLRGEGYKVHRPVVFFLSDGQPTDGGAWRQPHARLTDRATTPAAPNIVACGIGDAQAHTMVEVATREEFAFVAKPGTDIGRAIAEFFHALTASLVASGQALNSGSPQLVVNRPDQFTMAIDEVG
- a CDS encoding protein phosphatase 2C domain-containing protein codes for the protein MRFASGGEPAASGVAPVAAPGPAPWQRVAVGVPGPEFEARPPGQYDFDFPDTECDGWSTDLLSLRFASVRGAKHRYYRQPRQDAARAAVHGPTGHVVFAVADGVSSAANSELGAVEACRASIEMLLHQLSQDDSGLSFQDVARHAAERLRQLAQWRLNGKEPEPSEVAGLYATTLVAGVVRAHPAGPVTEVFRIGDSGAWVLDPPSSRYQPLFGSKTASDALVVSNEVTPLPHVPDALEHTSATLDSGQVLLIGTDGFGDPLGDGDGQVGALFARHLASPPPTLWLAHLLDFSRETFDDDRTLLAVWPRAATEPR